The window GGCTCTGAAGGGGATGGTATCCGGGACCGGAGGGTTCGCCGGATCCGGGAGAGAGGTCTGCACCTCGGAGAAGGATTGCGAGAATCCGGATTGTACCCGATTAACGCTGGAGCCCGGACAGAGTCATCGTGAAAACCTTTTACAGAAGCGGATCCACCGGGATGGTGCGACCTCAGCCCTGGTATCGCCCCCAGAAACACGTTGAAGCGAGCCTGATCCGGCCCTGACAACGGGTGGTTGTGGTATGGTTGCGCCGCTGAAAAGGAGGGCAGAGTTGAATCCCGTCAAGGTCGGTCTGTTGGGGCTCGGTACCGTGGGTTGCGGCACCGTGGATGTGTTGTCGAGGAACGCCGAGGAGATTGCGCGCAGGGCCGGGCGTGGGATCCGTGTGACCACCGCCGCCGCACGCGACACCGGGCGCAGGCGCCCCTGCGACACGAGCGGTTTGGTGATCACGGACGATCCGTTTCGCGTTGTCGACGATCGCGGGGTGCAGATCGTCGTCGAGTTGATCGGCGGGTCCGACCTCGCGCTCGAACTCGTCCTGCGCGCGATCGACAACGGCAAGCACGTGGTGACGGCCAACAAGGCGCTGATTGCGCTCCACGGCAACGAGATCTTCGCCCGGGCCCGCGAGAAGGGCGTGATGGTGGCGTTCGAGGCAGCCGTCGCCGGCGGCATCCCGATCATCAAGGCGATCCGCGAAGGGCTGGCGGGCAATACTATCCACTGGCTCGCCGGCATCATCAACGGCACGGGGAACTTCATCCTCACCGGGATGCGTGACAAGGGCAGGGACTTCGGCGAGGTCCTGGGCGAGGCCCAGCGCCTCGGCTACGCGGAGGCCGACCCGACCTTCGACGTCGAGGGAATCGACGCCGCTCACAAGCTCACCATTCTCGCCTCGATCGCCTTCGGCATCCCGCTGCAGTTCGAACGTGTCTACACCGAGGGGATCACGAACATCACCCCGGACGACGTGGCTTTCGCCGGTGAACTGGGATACCGGATCAAGCACCTCGGGATCGCCCGCCGGCGCGAAGACGGCATCGAGCTGCGTGTCCATCCGACGCTGATCCCGCACAGGCGCCTGATCGCGAATGTCGACGGCGTGATGAACGCCGTGCTGGTGAACGCCGATGCGGTCGGGCCGACGCTCTACTACGGCGCCGGTGCCGGAGCGGACCCCACCGCCTCGGCGGTGGTCGCCGACCTGGTCGATGTGGTGCGTGTTCTCACGTCCGACCCCGAGAACCGCGTACCCCACCTTGCGTTTCAGCCCGATGCGATCAGCGACCTGCCGATCCTCGGAATGGAGGACGTGGAAACGGCGTACTATCTCCGTCTCCGCGCCAAAGACAGGCCGGGTGTGCTGGCCGAGGTGACCCGAATCCTGGGTGATCTGCAGATCAGCATCGAGGCCATTATTCAGAAGGAACCGGAACGCGGAGCATCCGATGCGACGATCATCATGCTGACCCACAGGGTCATCGAGCGCCGTATGAACGACGCCATCGGCCGGATCGAAGACCTGGACTCCATCACCAGGCCGGTGGAACGTATTCGACTGGAAACCCTGGGATGAGATGGGGCGAGAGCTTCTTCCGATATATAAACAGATAGATAAAATATCTTATTAAGGTAAAAAGACAGGTTATCCGCATGCCGTTCAGACCCCGATACACCGGCTTGATCGACAAGTACCGCGACCGTCTTCCGGTACATGACGACACCCGCATCATCAGCCTCGGCGAGGGCAACACCCCGCTGATCCGGATGCACAATATCCCCCGGGAGATCGGCAGGGACGTCGAGATCTACGTCAAGTACGAAGGGCTCAATCCCACCGGTTCGTTCAAGGACCGCGGCATGACGATGGCGGTCACCAAGGCGGTTGAGGAAGGCAGCCGGGCAATCATCTGCGCCTCAACCGGCAACACGTCGGCCTCGGCCGCCGCCTATGCGGCGCGCGCGCGAATCACCGCCTTCGTGGTGATCCCGGACGGCAAGATCGCGCTGGGAAAACTCGCGCAGGCGATGATGCACGGCTCCGTGGTCGTCCAGATCCGGGGAAACTTCGACGACGGCATGCGTCTGGTGCGGGAAGTCGCGGAAGATACCCCTGTGACCATCGTCAACTCGATCAATCCCTTCCGGATTCAGGGCCAGAAGACCGCGGCATTCGAGATCGTGGAGGAACTGGAGTTCGCCCCCGATTTTCACTGCATCCCGGTCGGCAATGCGGGAAACATCACCGCCCACTGGATGGGGTACAGCGAGTACTTCGAGCACGGTATCGTCAATACCCGTCCCATTATGGTCGGGTACCAGGCGCGCGGCGCCAACCCCTTCATCCGGGGCGACATGGTGGATCAGCCTGACACCGTCGCCACCGCGATCCGCATCGGTCACCCCCAGAGCTGGGACAAGGCCTGGGACGTGCAGAAGGAATCCGGGGGCTGGTTCGACGATTGTTCGGACGAGGAGATCCTCGCGGCGCAGAGGTTGTTGACGGAAAAGGAGGGGGTCTTCTGCGAACCGGCCTCGGCCATCTCGCTGGCCGGCGCGCTGAAGGATATCGCCTCGGGGAAGATCCCCGAAGGCAGCAAGATCGTCTGCACCCTCACAGGTCACGGCCTCAAGGACCCGGACACCGCCATACGTCAGTGCGAGGGCGGCCTGATCACCATCGACGCGAACCTGCAGAGCGTGCGCCGCGCCATCGTCGAATATCTGCACTGAAGGCATTGAGGGGGTTATTGACCCCCGCCGGCACCCGGGTCCCAGGCAGCGACGTCGAGGGCGGGATCTACCTCCCAGGGCGACGGGTGTCCTTCCAGGGGGCAGTATCGTACGAGAAAGGCGACGAATTCGATGCGTGTGACGGGGACCGCGCCCAGGCTCAGGACGTGGGGCGAGGACAACTGGCAGTCGATCAGGGGATAGCGCCAGGCGGCGAGGTGGCGTGCCAGATGGACCAGCGCCACCTTCGAGGCGTCGGATTCATGGCTGAACATCGATTCGCCGAAGAACACGCGGCCGATCGCCACCCCGTAGAGCCCGCCGATCAGCCGTTCCGCCTCATTCCACACCTCCACGGAGTGCGCGTGCCCGGCCTCGTGCAGTCGCTCGTAGGCGGTGAGCATCTCAGGCGTGATCCAGGTCCCGTCGGCATAGGGCCTCGGTCCGGCACAGGCGGCTATGGTTCGATCGAAAGCGCAGTCGAAGGTGACCCGCCAGGGTCGGTTCCTGAGCCGTTTTCTCAAGCTGCGCCGTATTCGCACCGCTCTGGGGAGCAGCACGGTGCGCGGGTCGGGGGACCACCACAGGATCGGTTGTCCCGTCTCGTACCAGGGAAAGATGCCGCTGCGATACGCCCGGAGCAATCGCCTTACCGAGAGGTCGCCCCCCGCGGCGAGCAGGCCGTCGGGGTGACGCAACGCCGTGTCCGCCGGCGGAAAGGCGCTCTCCGGGTCCCGAGGATCGAGCCAGGGGATACTCATCCCTATCCGACAGGGACCGTGGCCTGGCGATACGGCGAGCGCGCCATCAGTTCGCGGAACTCCTCCATCATCAGTTCCCGCTCCTGGTCGCAATAGCGTTTCAGCACGGCGCGAAAACGGGGATCGGCGACCCAGTGCCCCGACCAGGTCGCAGTAGGAAGGAAGCCTCGCGGGATCTTGTGCTCTCCCTGGGCGCCGGGCTCGAAGCGGCGCAGGCCGTGCCGGATGCAATACTCGATGCCCTGGTAATAACAGGCCTCGAAGTGGAGGCTGTGATACTGCTCCGTGCAGCCCCAGAAGCGACCATAAAGGGCATCGCCGCCGCGAAAGTTGATTGCGCAGGCGACCGGCTGGCGATCCGGGTCCAGTGCCAGAACGAGGACGACGCGATCGCCCATCGTGCGGCCGATGCGCATGAAGAACGCCTCGGTCAGCGAGGCGTATCCATGCTTGCGATCATAGATCGATGCGTAGAAGCGATAGACCATCGACCATTCCCGCGAGTCGAGTTCGCTGCCGTGGCGGACCTGCAAGGCGAGTCCCTGCTCGTTGACGAACCGGCGTTCCCGCCGGATGGTCTTGCGCCTGCGGGACGTCAGCGACGCCAGGAAATCATCGAAATCGGCATAGCCGGGGTTGTGCCAGTGGTACTGCAGCCCGGTGCGGCGCATGAGTCCGGTTTCGGCCAGGAGCTCCGATTCGTCGGGACGGACGAACAACCAGTGGACCCCCGAGTACCCCGATTCTGCTGCGTAATGTATGCCTTGGCGAATCAGTTCCCGACATACTCGGTCCGGGTTGGCGCCGGGGGCGACGAGCAGTCGGGACCCGGTCACGGGGGTATAGGGGACGCCCGCGACGAGCTTGGGGTAGTAGTCGAGACCATGGCGGCGATAGGCGTCCGCCCAGGCCCAGTCGAAAACGAATTCGCCCCAGGAGTTGTCCTTCAGGTACATGGGGGAGGCGCCGACCAGCCGCCCGTTCCCGTTCCTCAGGGTGAGATGGCGTGGGTACCAGCCGTGCCTCTCACCCACGCTGTCGGAGTCCTCCAGGGCCAGGAGGAACTCGTGGCTCAGAAAGGGGTCGCCCACTGCGTCGAGCACGTTCCATTCCAAAGCGGAGACGGTCGCGATGTCCTCGATAATCGAGGCCGTCAGACAGGCGGTGTCTGATTCCCGTGCCTCGCGTTCAGCGGCAGGCGAGCGGGTTCCTTGTTCGGATGTCCGGTCGTCCTGTCCGGCGGCGCTCACGCGGGTGGGTCCGTTGTTCGCATCGCGGGTGGAAGGAAATCAGGCGATGCGCGGCGTGTGGTGGTTCAGTTGATCGAGGAAACGCTCCGCATCCAGCGCCGCCATGCAACCGGTT of the Gammaproteobacteria bacterium genome contains:
- a CDS encoding homoserine dehydrogenase; protein product: MNPVKVGLLGLGTVGCGTVDVLSRNAEEIARRAGRGIRVTTAAARDTGRRRPCDTSGLVITDDPFRVVDDRGVQIVVELIGGSDLALELVLRAIDNGKHVVTANKALIALHGNEIFARAREKGVMVAFEAAVAGGIPIIKAIREGLAGNTIHWLAGIINGTGNFILTGMRDKGRDFGEVLGEAQRLGYAEADPTFDVEGIDAAHKLTILASIAFGIPLQFERVYTEGITNITPDDVAFAGELGYRIKHLGIARRREDGIELRVHPTLIPHRRLIANVDGVMNAVLVNADAVGPTLYYGAGAGADPTASAVVADLVDVVRVLTSDPENRVPHLAFQPDAISDLPILGMEDVETAYYLRLRAKDRPGVLAEVTRILGDLQISIEAIIQKEPERGASDATIIMLTHRVIERRMNDAIGRIEDLDSITRPVERIRLETLG
- the thrC gene encoding threonine synthase; its protein translation is MPFRPRYTGLIDKYRDRLPVHDDTRIISLGEGNTPLIRMHNIPREIGRDVEIYVKYEGLNPTGSFKDRGMTMAVTKAVEEGSRAIICASTGNTSASAAAYAARARITAFVVIPDGKIALGKLAQAMMHGSVVVQIRGNFDDGMRLVREVAEDTPVTIVNSINPFRIQGQKTAAFEIVEELEFAPDFHCIPVGNAGNITAHWMGYSEYFEHGIVNTRPIMVGYQARGANPFIRGDMVDQPDTVATAIRIGHPQSWDKAWDVQKESGGWFDDCSDEEILAAQRLLTEKEGVFCEPASAISLAGALKDIASGKIPEGSKIVCTLTGHGLKDPDTAIRQCEGGLITIDANLQSVRRAIVEYLH
- the aat gene encoding leucyl/phenylalanyl-tRNA--protein transferase; its protein translation is MSIPWLDPRDPESAFPPADTALRHPDGLLAAGGDLSVRRLLRAYRSGIFPWYETGQPILWWSPDPRTVLLPRAVRIRRSLRKRLRNRPWRVTFDCAFDRTIAACAGPRPYADGTWITPEMLTAYERLHEAGHAHSVEVWNEAERLIGGLYGVAIGRVFFGESMFSHESDASKVALVHLARHLAAWRYPLIDCQLSSPHVLSLGAVPVTRIEFVAFLVRYCPLEGHPSPWEVDPALDVAAWDPGAGGGQ
- a CDS encoding GNAT family N-acetyltransferase; this translates as MSAAGQDDRTSEQGTRSPAAEREARESDTACLTASIIEDIATVSALEWNVLDAVGDPFLSHEFLLALEDSDSVGERHGWYPRHLTLRNGNGRLVGASPMYLKDNSWGEFVFDWAWADAYRRHGLDYYPKLVAGVPYTPVTGSRLLVAPGANPDRVCRELIRQGIHYAAESGYSGVHWLFVRPDESELLAETGLMRRTGLQYHWHNPGYADFDDFLASLTSRRRKTIRRERRFVNEQGLALQVRHGSELDSREWSMVYRFYASIYDRKHGYASLTEAFFMRIGRTMGDRVVLVLALDPDRQPVACAINFRGGDALYGRFWGCTEQYHSLHFEACYYQGIEYCIRHGLRRFEPGAQGEHKIPRGFLPTATWSGHWVADPRFRAVLKRYCDQERELMMEEFRELMARSPYRQATVPVG